ATCCTGAGCACCAGAAGGCACAACGAAAATCGTATCCAAAACAATGGCGACTGAACTCACCGTTAGCACAGACGCCCGAATCAATCAGCAACGTGACAGGCTTAACTAGGAACTCGTGCCCTCCGGCTGGAAACCACAGAAATCGGCAGCTAAACAGCCGAAACCAATCTATCTAGAACTACCAACGGGGTAGGCCGGAACGCCAACCCCTACCCGGATGGAGACGAACGAGCCGCCAGATCCGCAGCTCAGCGCGCGCAGCAAACGGATCTAATCTAGTCTAACGGGGCGGACGCGCGGACCAAGCGAAAACACACGCGGCCGTCGGGCGGAGGGGATCGGCAACGGGGTTTCGGGAGGGAAGGGGGAGGGCGCGGCGCGGTGGTTGGTCGGTGGGTTGGTGGGTTACCTTGCCGCCGAAGAGGAAGATCCCGGCGAGGCCGGCGGCGCCGACGCTGCCCCAGATGACCACCGTGGAGGAGAGCAGGGACCAGTTGCGGTAGATCATCCTCGCGAGCGCCTGTCGATCGCTTCTTCCGCGGCGGATTGGAATTGGATTGGGGGAGATCGCACACGAGACGGAGAGACCGCACCAGCTTTGGGGAAGGGGAAAGCAAAAAAGAAGGCCCAACATGAAGGGCTGGTTGCTTAACCTTGTTTCTCCAATATGGTGGCCCGGCATCTCCTCCTCCTGCTCTTCGGGCCGACACCATCATGATTTCGATGCACTCACTATCCCTCAAACAAAAAGATTACGAAAACATATGTTTGTGAAAAAAAGTACAATGTTTGTGAAAAAAGGTAGACGTCAAAACATATGTTTGAAAAATGATAATCATGGGTTTCATATGTTATATGTGTATAAAACACTATTCCTGATGTATACGGCAAATGTATAATGTGTATGAAAAGATAGAAATGCATTGagcataaaaaaaggaaaaaaacaaaggaAATCGTTGAAACccgaagaaagaaacaaaaaaccaaaaaaaatcagaaaaagaaaaggaaagagtgAGAAGGAAATACCAAAGGAAACCAGAGAAGAACGGAACAAAACATGAAGAAACCGATGCAAAAGACTAAAAACCCGAGAAACATTCGTAGGGAAATAAACACGTGCGCTCCCCTAGTATTGGGCCGGCTTAGTAGCACCACGCTGTAGGCCAGACCTAATACGACTTGCAACATGTGACAAATAGCATTGGTGAATTTTGATGAGATATCGAAATCTGGATCGAAAACTAACATCTGAAAAATACATCTGGGATGTTGATCCATCTTGGCGTTTACAAAGCTTGAAAAGCCTAGCTTGTAGTTTGACCACCTGTGTGCTATGTGGTCAAGATGATCCATAGTCCAACCCCATTCATCCTAGCGTTTACAAAGCTTAAAAAAAATGCCTCTAGTTCGACCATCTGTGTGTTATGTGGGCAGGATGATCCATCGTCCAACCCCCAAACCCTGTATGGCGCCTTAAGCACCAGCTGGATGGTATTTTGCCAACCGCGCACGCTTCCCTCCCTGGCTCGGCCCATTTACatcttttttcctttttgtaaACCTTATAATAACATGCATCCAACAAGATTCAAACTCGCCACACCTCAATCAGAAATTAGTACAACTCAAGACATTCCTCTTTTCCATCTGAATAACTTCTTGCGTTGTCTTCAAATAATGCTAACCAACGTGACCCtgtttagttttcttttctttcggtTTTTTGGCTggtttttcttcagttttttccttttccttttctctttctttttcattttcattttgttttcttttttaaaaTTCATGGTTCTTTTTAAATTGTGAACTTTCCATAACTTTGTGATTTTTttctttcaaatccatgaacttttcaaATTCATGTACATTTTTCAAATCCATTTTTCTCAAATACATGAAagtttttcaaatgcatgaactcCTATCTATTTTTACAAAAAATATCAAAACCCGTGAATTTGTTCTCCTGCTCTTCGGACCAGCATCTCCTGCTCTCCAGGCTGACACCATCATGAGTCTGATGCACTACTCGTCAAACAAAAAAAAAATACCAGTCCAATGCATCTATGGATGAAAACGAAGAGGGAACGGATGAAACTGGGTGCTTTCATTTTATTTTTGCAGAGGGTGAAATGAATACATAGACTCTAGGTACAAATGCTGTTGAGAAATTTTATGGAGCGAATACGATGTGCACATGCAGACAGAAGCATGTGTACACCGGAACTGAAAGACCTCTTGAACCATAGAAAATTACAAGTAAAATAACAAAATATTCAATTTTGGCAACACAAAAACTTGAAGGAATTGAACAACAATAACATTGACATAGTAGTGCAGCTCAAATCACAACAGTGCTTCGGTGACATGCTCACAATAGTAGAATAGAATAGAGTAGAGGTAGTTGGGCTACACATGGGCCATTCTGCTCATTGTGTGCTTGTTGGGCTATAAACAGCCATATGCCAATATTTTAAATTGAAAATTCGCTATTAGTGAAACAGAAACTTTCGCTTGTTCCACCGGAAAATGTCGTTCCATTTTTTTATCCATCTCTACATAAAAAAACTGCTCCCATTTTTGTTTTGCAGATTTCCCTTTCCATATCAATTTTTCCTCCCCATTTCCGTTTTTTTACCAGACAAGCGaaaagtttccactccattttcatccctaaatGCATCAATATGTTTCCTGTGACCCGATACTAAATTTGCGCACCAGTCATTCACCAAGCGCGCACCAGTCATTCTATCTCGCATTTAGCAAGATAGAAGCAGAGCTTGCCTGGAAGGAGCCCGTAGTGGACACCGAGTAGCCATCTTGTTCCCTCACATGATGCCACACAAGTTTTTTTGtccttttttacttttgtttatatttttataaatagtaaatatatataatatgaaaAATAAAGTTAGTTATTTTATTAGAAAGTGTTCATCGCACATTTAAAAGATATTCATGCAACGATTGTGAAATGTTCATACAGCGAAAGCAAAATATTCGCTCAACTTTTAGAGCATGTGAGTACCATCCAAAAAAAGTatgtgacatttcaaaaatgtttagATGTTTAAAATGTATGTGAGATTTTTAAAAAATTTAGAAAATGTAAAACAATATTCATGTACTAGGTAAAAAAATCATACCACTCAAGAAAATGAAAGTTACATTAAAAAATTTCATGCGTTTCAAAATATGTGGTTGACATTTTTCATTAAATTTTTATACGATGTAGAGTAATTCTGCATTGTTTAAATAAAATATTTGtatcattcaaaaaatgttccaatATGTGTTAGAAAAAAGTTCAAAACACGTATTTGTAAAAAAATATTAGTGAAAATTGTTAAGCATCCTAAAACATGTTTtatatgtatatgaaaaatgtacagTGATTGTGGGAAAAGGTAGACgtcaaaacatatatttgaaaaatgtaaATCATGGGTTTCAAATGTTATATGTGTATAAAACAATATTCCTGATGTATACGGCAAATGTATAATGTGTATGAAAAGATAGAAATGCATTGagcagaaaaaaaggaaaagaaaaaagtaaaagaaaaaaacaaaggaaACCGTTGAAagccaaagaaagaaagaaaaaataaaagaaaatccgaaaaagaaaaataaagactgAAAATGAAATACGAAAGGAAACCAGAGAAGAACGGAAGAAAACGTGAAGAAACTGATGCAAAAGACTAAAAACCCAAGAAAAATTCGCAGGGAAATAAACTCTAGTATTGGGCCGGCTTAGTAGCACCACGCTGTAGGCCAGACCTAATACGACTTGCAACATGTGAGAAATAGCATTGGTGAATTTCGATGAGATATCGGAAACTAACATCTGAAAAATACATCTGGGATGTTGATCCATCTTGGCGTTTACAAAGCTTGAAAAGCCTAGCCTGTAGTTTGACCATCTGTGTGCTATGTGGTCAAGATGATCCATAGTCCAACCCCATTCATCCTAGCGTTTACAAAGCTTAAAAAACTTGCCTCTAGTTCGACCGTCTGTGTGTTATGTGGGCAGGATGATCCATAGTCCAACCCCCAAACCCTATATGGCGCCTTAAGCACAAGCTATATGGTATTTTGCCAACCGCGCACGCTTCCCTCCCTGGCTCGGCCCATTTAcatctttcttcctttttgtaaACCTTAAAATAATATGCATCCAACAAGATTCAAACTCGCCACACCTCAGTTAGAAATTAGTACAACTCAAGACATTCCTCTTTTCTATATGAATAACTTCTTGCTTTGTCTTCAAATTTCTAGGATTactgttttttttcaaaaaaaaaattggaaaataCACATCCAGTCAAAACTCCTTTTCTTTCATAGGAGCGAAGCAAAGAAATTCCTTAACATCTGCCATCATATTCCATTCTTGTATTATTTCTCATTTCTACGGCCTGGCCCAACATGAGGGGCTGGTTGCTTAACCTGTTTCTCCAATATGACCGAACATCTATTCCTCTTCGGGCTGACACCATCATGAGTGCAATGCACTCCCTGAAAAATAAAACACAAGTCCAATGCCATCATAATCCAAGGAATAAAACAAAGTGGAAAAGGACGGAACTTGAAGCTGAAATGAATACATAAACTCCAGAAACAACTACTGTCGAGAACTCACACTAGTAGACCATTATGCTCATTATGTGTTTGTTGGGCTATAAAACAGCCATATGCCCATATGTTAGACCGAAAGTTATGTATAGTGGAACAGAAAGTTACATTTTTTTTTTCACTGTTGTTCCCTTTTTTTCGCGTCTCCATGTAAAAAAAAAAATCTCTTTCATTTTTCTTTGCAAATTTCCCTTTTCATAtccatttttctctcattttcgttTTTCCATTAGAATAGCGAAAATTTTCCGCTCCATTTTCATCCTAAATGCATATATCTCTTTACTGTGACCCAATGCTAAATATGCGCATCAGTCATTCAGCAAGTCTGCATCATGGTGAAAGTCATGCTAATGAAGCCAATTTTGATGGGCAAGTCTATGTCTcgcctttagagcatctccagtagATCATGTAGATGTATAAATAATTGTTTTTTACATCACGAAGGCCAAAAAACAGTGCTTCAACTGATGATGTAGACACATATTTTTTTACTCCAAATTTTCTCTAAATGTAAAATATGGCACTTGGTTTGCATCACTTGGGCCTCCTCTCGAGTAAACCCCGACTAAAATCCGAGGAGCCACACGCGCAACCCAACTGCCGCACGAAACTTTCGTGTGTCGCGCCTGAGCACCTCCCTGCCATCGGCCGCCGCCGCCAGTCCCATGGACACCTCCTCCGACCACGTGGCCACCAACGCCGGTCCGGTGATGGCCGCCTCCGTGTCTGCCGGCGGTCCTGTCGCTCGCAGCCGCTGCGATGCCTCCCCCTAATTGTGTGGAAGATTTGCAGCCCCTCGTCCCGCTGCTACCATCGGACTAGAAACTACCATAGGGGAAGAAGGCAACCACAACTAAAACCACGAGGTGGCGGCTCGAAGCGGCCGCCATGCTACCACGCGTCGGCTTCGTCCCGGCCAAAANNNNNNNNNNNNNNNNNNNNNNNNNNNNNNNNNNNNNNNNNNNNNNNNNNNNNNNNNNNNNNNNNNNNNNNNNNNNNNNNNNNNNNNNNNNNNNNNNNNNNNNNNNNNNNNNNNNNNNNNNNNNNNNNNNNNNNNNNNNNNNNNNNNNNNNNNNNNNNNNNNNNNNNNNNNNNNNNNNNNNNNNNNNNNNNNNNNNNNNNNNNNNNNNNNNNNNNNNNNNNNNNNNNNNNNNNNNNNNNNNNNNNNNNNNNNNNNNNNNNNNNNNNNNNNNNNNNNNNNNNNNNNNNNNNNNNNNNNNNNNNNNNNNNNNNNNNNNNNNNNNNNNNNNNNNNNNNNNNNNNNNNNNNNNNNNNNNNNNNNNNNNNNNNNNNNNNNNNNNNNNNNNNNNNNNNNNNNNNNNNNNNNNNNNNNNNNNNNNNNNTGTTGTGTCATCGTTGGTCTCGCCGATAGCTGCTGCTTCATGTGCACTAGCTTTGTCGCTGGTGTTGCCAGAGACAATAAAATTTTGGAGCAGCTgtcatgcggttgatgtattttacatcacctAGTGGAGCactatctattttacatcatctattggagttaGACTTTTTGATGATGATGTAAAaatcactttttggtgatgtatattTTACTCCAAACATAATTTGGTGATGTAAAATACCACAACTATTGAAGATGCTCTTGGCAAGAGGGAAGCAGTTTTTGGTGATGTATATTTTACTCGAACCATGATTTGGTGCTGTAaaatacatcatctattggagatactCTTAGGGAGAGGGAAGCAGAGCTCGCCTAAAGGGAGTCGGTAGTGGACAGCCCAGTAGCCACCTGGTTTCTTCAGATTGAAGCCACACATGATTTGTTTCCTATTTTACTTTTGTTCATATTTCAAAAATAGTAATTACATATCATATAAAAGATAGTTAATTGTTTTAGAAGTTTTGATCGCACCTTTAGAAAATATTCATGCAACGAAAGAAATATGTTCCTGAAGCGAAAGAAAAATGTTCACTCAACTTTTTGAAAATGTTTGTACCATTAAAATAAGTatgtgacatttaaaaaatgttcacatgtttcaaaATGTATGTTATATTTCGGAAAATGTTATAAAATATAATAAATCTTTGTCTATTAAAAACACATTTTGCATCATTCAATAAAATCTATGTTACATTGTTCACGCGTTTCAAAATTTTGATTTTGACATTTTCATAAAATATTTTAAAATGTAAAAAGAGGTTTGCATAGTTTATATAAAATGTttcaacatatattcgtaaaaatgaCACATGTTTTTAAAAATACTAATCATGTATTAGAAAAAATTTAAGCACATGGGAAAAATTGTTTTAGATGTGTATGaggaatgtacaatgtgtatgaaaaaaatagGTCAAAAATTATATTCAAAACAATGTTAATCATGTGTTTCAAAATGTTAGATGTGCATAATAAAATGTTCCTAATGTATACAAAAAAGGTACGATGTATATGAAAAAATAGATATGCAATAAAAATGAAGAAAAGAAAAAACGAAGGAAACCGTTGAAAaccaaagaaagaaataaaaaacaaagaaaaaaggaaaataaaaataaaaagcacaAAATAATAAACGAAGGGAaccagaaaaaggaagaaaaccTGAAGAAACCAGTGCAAAACAATAAAAAACATATAAAATAACCACTGTGGCCGGTTCAGTAGCACCACACTGTTGGCGAGATCTAATACGACTCGCAATGGGTGAGAATTGCATTGGTGAATTTCGAAGAGACATCAAAATCTGAATTGGTTACTGACATCTGTACATCTGGGCTGTTAATTCATGCTGGCATTTACAAAGCTACGAAAGACCAGCCTGTAGTTCGACCATGTCGTTGCTCTGTGGCAAGATGATCCATAGTCCAACCTATCCAAATGGTTCAATCTTTCctcaaaaattaaaaataaaatctGAAGGGTTCAATCGGTTTGGAGGTTTTTCACAGGAAAACCAATAGAAATAAGGATAACCAGGGAAAGTTCCATATAAATAcattcggtcacaccaatttctaggAATAATGTTCCTTTCCAATGTTTTCTTCAGAAAACTACACATCCCGTcaaaacacatttttctctctCATAGAAACGAGGTAAAGAATTTCCTTAGCATTTGACATCATATTCCATTCTTTTACTATTTCTAGTTTCTACATTTTGGTTCCATTCAAATCGATTGAGCCCTCGGTAGCCTCCTCTTTTCACATGGGAGGTAAAAAGTTAAGATTTACTCATACCCATTACTTAATGAAATCAACGGCTCAGATCTATTATATACTCTTACCTCTAGTATGAAAAGAGGAGGTAAGAGGGGGGACCATGTTAAAATTTTGCGCCAAATTATGAACCAATAAGTGTCAAGATATATGAATTAAAATTCAAAACTTGGATGGTATATGTGGTCGTCATTTCGTCTCTCTGAAAAAATTGATCCTGGTACCTACTGTTTATGGAGATGCGCAGCTGTGCTTAGGTAGGGATATCGGCCACATGTACACTCAGGAGCAAAGCGATTTCTTTGAGATGATAAACAAGCCCATGATTTATATCTGACCCATTGATTATCATGACAGAGTCTCTCTCAGACAAAAATTTTGGGCTGCTGTCTATGCTTAGGGTGGACAAAGTTACTTGTTTTAAACATCTAATTGAGAGGACGCAAAGCCTTGTAAATGGGTGGAAAGAACGAACCCTATCTTTCGGAGGGAAAGAAGCGTTACTTAAAGCGGTGGCCCAAGCCATCCCAACGTATGCGATGAGTgtgtttaaattccaaaaaaaaattatAAGGGAATCATTGATGCAATGTTGCAATATTGGTGGGGTGATGAGGAAAACCAGAAAAGGATGCATTTGTTTGCTTGGTGGAAGATGTGTGTGCCGAAAGATAAGGGAGGTATGGGGTTTCGAGACATACATAGTTTTAACTTGGCTATGTTGGCAAAACAGTGTTGGGGGTTAATTGAGAATTACGACACCTTATGCGCCAGAGCACTAAGAGCCAGATATTACCCCAGCCGAGATTTGTTAAGTTATGAGTTGAAAAAAGGATCATCATTTGTTTGGCAGAGTATTTTGGCAGGTACTCAAACCTTCAAAAAAGGGTGCATATGGAGAGTTGGAAATGGAGCAAAAATAAACATCTAGAATGATTGTTGGATTCCTACCGGTGCCTCAAGGAAAATAATTACTGTTTGTGGAAACCAGGTGCTCACAAATGTTTGTGATCTCGTCAACCCATCTTTGGGCGAATGGGACGAACAACTAATTAGGGATAACTTTTGGCACATTGACATTGAGCGTATTTTGCAAATACCATTATTTTGGCAAGCTACAGAGGATTTTGTTGCCAGGCACCTAAATAAAAACGGAATCTTCACGGTATGGTCTGCATATTATAAACATCGGGAAGATACGTACATTCGGGAAGCCTTAATGGGGAACTATCAGAGTGGCTCGGTGCCACATCCAATATGGAAAAAGAGTTGGAACCTCAAGTTGCTAGGGAAAATAAAGATCTTCATTTGGAGGTGTGTGCATAACATAATACCGTGCTTTTAGAGTTTTAGCAAATCGCCATATCAGTAGCGTATCACAGTGCCCAATTTGCAAAGGGGGGGCTGAGGATGTGCGTCATGCACTTTTTCCTATGCCCTCTAGCTCGGGCAGTCTGGGAGGCTTTGGGCACATGAGATTTAATATCGGATGCTACACGGATTGACCGATCAGGGGCTGGAGTAATTGATTTCTTGCTGATGTGAACTGgaacccgatctttcgatgagagaggataactacgattttgggtgggacttgaccctcacgatccggctaccaaccgtacaggaagaaccgtacacgactgatatccacggcaatcgctgaaccaactccacGGCGTTATTGACCGAGCCAACAGCGCGATCGACCTATCCACGAAGGATttttttcctgcaagcaaatcgaagaacatgcaagaaaataatagccaagcaatctcaaaattgcgaatatgctagatgggattaatctcacaagatggggttccgataggatgtcttgacggtcgcactagccgctacgagcgaagacaaataaaagtagcaatagctaaacttctctaaacaaaacccgaccctaaaccctaATTTTAACTAGCTATTTATTAAGAGGAGCGGCCGCCTTGTGTCTTGGTTTACGGAACGGAGGACGTACGGAGTCCAACGTCTGCACGCCTCAGCCGAAATTGATGTTTCCTTCGGTTGACAAGATGTGTGGCCCCAACGTGATGTACATAGGCATCGTAGCATGCAAGGCTTTTCCTTGCACCTTCCTCCCGCATGCATGTCCAGGAGCACTTCCTTGGCTCGGCTGCATGTGCATGGGTGCATTTGTATGGCCTGTGTAAACTTCAAGTGCATAATCTCTCATCTTGATACTTATTTTGTAAATGCCTTCAGCAATCCTACACAATAAATAAATTGGTGTAGTATTTTTGTCCCTGGTAATAAAATATAATATCATATAATGATCAATACAAATTACCTGAAAATTGTGTCGTGTAATATTTGTAGACGTATCTATGCCCATatcatcctccctttcttgaaaacaaagccgtcctcggctttTATTTATCTGAAACACATCATAGAGCAACACAAAAATAGATGCAACATATGTAGGCCGTTTCGATGGTGTTAGGTTATGAGGGTGAAATAAATTTGTAACAACACCATTAGGaatatcatgaaaagttttatcccACACAGAGTCCATGTATGAATTATGGGGACACAAATGAACTACCTGAGCATGTGGTATGTCTAGTTCAAAAGTTGAGACAGTCAACGGAAAAATTTCAGAATTGATCGCAAGCATAGTATGCATAGCATGATCTGTTGATTTAGCTTTCCCATCATTTATTATTTCATCGGGGGTCATTGGAAGCAAGTTAATGGTTTTCCCTTCAAACACGAGAGTATATGAATTTGTTCTACCATGATGGATAACACTATTATCATATTGCCAAGGTCGACCTAACaataaagaacatgcttgcataggtacaacATCGCAGTCAACATAATCATGATATGAACCAAGTGTAAAATGAACCCTCACACGACGTGTTACCTTCAACTTACCACAGtcattgaaccattggatgtaatatGGATGGGGGTGTCTTGTAGTGGTGAGGCAAAGCTTCTCTACCATTTCAATACTCGCCAAATTATTGCAGCTTCCACCATCAATGATCACACGAACAGAATGCCCTTTGACAACAAACTTAGTTTGAAAAAGATTATGGCGTTGAGGCATCTCATCATGCCCCACCTGGGCACTAAGTACGCGCATGATTACAAGGCTTGGGTACTGATCTGCCATCTCAGCATTAATATGTATCTCATCCGTGTCATGCTCCTTAGAGTCACCTGCATTATTAGTGGCAAGCATAGCACGTGTATCTTCATCCAAATCACTAGCAGAAGAGTACTCACCATCTTCCCGCACAATGAATGTTCGTTTATTGGGACAGTCCTTCATCAAGTGCCCGCCacctttgcatatatgacacttcaTGTCTCTTGTGCGTCCAGACGAGGTGGTGGGTGCTAGAGATATTGCTTTCGAAGCCGCAGAGGATTGTGGAGCTGATTTTAAACTTGTTGGAAATGCACCATTGTTCGAGTTATGTGGTGTTGCCTCGGTAGTGGGTGGGATAGTTGGAGAGTGTGTCCATGATGAGtgacgacctgcagaaaagttacctCGTCCCTTGTTGTGTCGTCCCTGTACTTTcctttcagctttacaagcaaaatgAAACAAACGAGTAATAGAATTGTACTCCTTATAGTCCAATATATCCTGAATATCACGATTCAAACCACCTAAAAATCTAGCCATCATAGCATCGTCGGTTTCAACTAAGCCACATCGCACTAAGCCAGTTTGCAATTCTTGATAATAATCCTCTACAGAGCTGCTACCTTGTTTTAAACGTTGCAATTCATTTAGTTTATCACGAGCATAATATGAAGGAACATAACGCTGTCGCATAGCTCGTTTTaaagcatcccaagtagtaggtatattatTTGCATTAatacgacaatattcactccaccacatGGAAGCAAAGTTTGTAAATTCACTAGTGGCTGCCCTAACTCTTTGGTTCTCAGGAATATCATGACATGCAAATTTTTGTTCAACAGAAAGTTCCCAGTCAAGATAAACATCTGGATTATATTTACCATTGAAAGCAGGCATAGTAAATTTGATTTTGGCACTATAGTGTTCATAATCTCTAACAACATACCTGGGTTGGCCTCGTGCCATACCATGACGGTCGAAACGTAGTTGTCGATGAGCACGATCATTGTGGTGGTTGACCATTTGGTCGTCTTCGGTGTCACCAGAATAATCCTCGTAGTTGTCCCCATGTTGCTCGACGCGGGGAGGAATTTGTTGGTGTTGGTTTATGGTGGCGGCATCAGTGGCAGTAGCTGGGTGTTGTGGATGACCCATGGGCACACGCTGAGCTCGCGAAATAGCGCCGCCACCCGTGGAGTTGCGAGGATCAGCATTGTTGTTGATGGGGGGTGCAGTCCGCAACTCGTCAAGACGTGACAAGATGTCCTTTAGCTGTGTGTTTGCAACACCCTGTGCATCCACTATGGTCTTGAGCCTTTCTTCGGTCGCAATCTGAGCACCCTCAAGTTGGGCAAGACGTTCGCTAGTAACTTTCACATCCGCGGTGAGACCCTCAAGTGTGGGCTGATCCTGTGCCATTGTTAGCAAAAGAGAAAAAAACAATGTATAATCCCTATCAACTAACAGGATGTGGTGGACAAAATTCGCTCACACTCAAACTTAGTATCAAATTCTTACTTGTTCTTACCAATGCAACAGGTGGTGATCGACGCGTTGGTGTTGGCTTCAAACGACCGATGAAGATTGGATGGAGCGATAACCAGGAATCAGTAGTGTCGGAACCTGTACTTATTGGTAGGAAAAAGTGTAGCTTGGCAAAGGTTTCTCAACTCACAATATCAGTGGCACAATTTAGCAAAAAGTAGTGCAAGTTGAATAATTGCTCAAACTCCTAActagtgctggcagtcgactagtaaGAGATAAAACAATCTAAGCCCAGATACTGAAACAAGTGAGTGAAAACCGATGAAAAAATATGATAGCTCTAAGTAGCTAGATATAAGTGAGGTATAAATGCCGTGTATAATAAAGCTCGAAAGCAGATGATAAATGACGCGGCGAGGAACACTGTAGCAGTAAAATAATGTCCAGAAAAGAAAATATCAGCCCAAAACAGATGCTAGCCGGCCTGATTTTTTGTTTTGCAACTTTTTCTTTTaacttttcttttgattttttttttcactcttttttttgttgtttttttttctttctcttttttttttgaggccgGTTGCTAGCAGACGTCANNNNNNNNNNNNNNNNNNNNNNNNNNNNNNNNNNNNNNNNNNNNNNNNNNNNNNNNNNNNNNNNNNNNNNNNNNNNNNNNNNNNNNNNNNNNNNNNNNNNNNNNNNNNNNNNNNNNNNNNNNNNNNNNNNNNNNNNNNNNNNNNNNNNNNNNNNNNNNNNNNNNNNNNNNNNNNNNNNNNNNNNNNNNNNNNNNNNNNNNNNNNNNNNNNNNNNNNNNNNNNNNNNNNNNNNNNNNNGccgggggaaagct
This portion of the Triticum dicoccoides isolate Atlit2015 ecotype Zavitan chromosome 7A, WEW_v2.0, whole genome shotgun sequence genome encodes:
- the LOC119329999 gene encoding succinate dehydrogenase subunit 8A, mitochondrial, with product MIYRNWSLLSSTVVIWGSVGAAGLAGIFLFGGKEKFQGYLSREGERLRQQDRAMMGKN